Proteins co-encoded in one Plasmodium coatneyi strain Hackeri chromosome 7, complete sequence genomic window:
- a CDS encoding 6-phosphofructokinase, producing the protein MSNFNMKGGEAKKPSMDGLVKTMSVLLRDNECAFNLEEQENQRSPDKKSQDKKDSEMIDCLMQKLTSKKFLEEKETKNSFYLVDNENMKIKKLKEHGHSASLNDDLSPLQYERIKYQPTLPKALASEYQILEENHGDDFINKNDYEEVKKFLKNLHNLPILNVKETNNHESFKGGNVLKIGIILSGGPAPGGHNVISGIYDYAKRYNEQSQVIGFLGGIDGLYSKNYVTITDSLMNRFRNLGGFNMLWSGRGKVRNKDDLIAIENIVAKLKMNGLVIIGGDGSNSNAALISEYFAERKIPISIIGIPKTIDGDLKSEAIEISFGFDTATKTYSEVIGNLCTDVKTGNNVYHVVRVMGRSASHVVLECALQTRPNIVLIGEEVEKEKLSLKDIVSNIVNTILKRRSLNKNYGVILIPEGLIEFVPEMKILIGELNVILKEGPFDADKLKHSREVWDFLPSIIQDQLLMDRESTGYIQVGKIATERLIIVLVESELAKMKDNNLNIQFMAHYLGYEGRCAIPSNFDCNYCYALGYNAALLIDHKKTGYMSIIQNLEDSYSNWIPAAIPFLRIMHVNRDNTGKEFPAVKRYLVDLNSPLFNVLKEVRNLWSLYDLYRSPGPIQFNGHLSNSRCYTVKIPTKNELLCQNSEDLQLIINLANKTNHVGDYITGGSEEEGDNQMDPHNKGNELGAVSATPKGAHENSLSTHSKQFGHDSTSAAGKTIHSDLVSETSGNADQVENNSYEQHCSSYKSLGCMSELQTSRLYNKLMLLELCSDLKAKVRAGKQYISSDPYTQKQILSNYPHMSYENKFQIQEIFHDKYATPISFEIKIGIVFLSRQAPGAMNVLCGLYHRLKLLKGVCIAFYGLYGLLNNKYIIIDDDNIAKHMNQGGLELTGNSPEHSLFDKENRNKVCETVTNLQLNGLVMPGSNVTITEAALLAEYFLEKKIPTSVVGIPLTGSNNLIHELIETCVGFDSSTKVYASLIGNVLTDAVSMPKYWHFIRLMGRSPSHEVLECALQTHPNMVIIAEEYGAADKTLWRVVQDIADVVCARAELGKNYGTVLIPDALLMHLPHMKILLTEISDILNEANEKGQLVEARNDLVNLSTTQGGTAGAAAGTTAGTTAGEEQPLCASPWVQKLTPWSLALLKTFPQFIIKELLHVDLRSMRFEKLETEQLLLQMVKEELHQRKQEGKYSGSFMGLTHFFGYQGRSSLPSEFDCKLAYSYGHAASIVIESGLTGYIVSIRGLCGNIKDWKLFAIPFISLMNILPRGQDSKYLKSASKGDLPVIPSAPVDLNGKAYRSLKIALQKWQMEDRFCNPGPIQFEGNASNYYNRILFEEQSEYFEMLRYVECYANILKDTCRFGVSADYLKNVFVQLCGMLVLAYKPNDILSNMPYIGSIEDYYDWENQRKRMD; encoded by the coding sequence ATGAGCAACTTCAACATGAAGGGCGGAGAGGCGAAGAAGCCATCCATGGACGGCCTCGTCAAAACCATGTCCGTGCTGCTAAGGGACAATGAATGCGCCTTCAATTTGGAAGAGCAGGAAAACCAACGAAGCCCAGATAAGAAATCGCAGGACAAAAAAGACAGTGAGATGATTGACTGTTTGATGCAAAAGTTAACCTCGAAAAAGTTCctagaggaaaaggaaacgaaGAACTCCTTCTACCTTGTAGATAACGAAAAtatgaagataaaaaagcTAAAGGAACATGGTCATTCGGCATCCCTAAATGATGATTTGAGTCCTCTACAGTATGAAAGGATAAAGTACCAACCTACCTTACCCAAGGCGCTGGCAAGTGAGTACCAAATATTGGAAGAAAACCACGGGGACGATTTTATTAACAAGAATGATTATGAGGAGGTTAAGAAGTTTTTAAAGAATCTACACAACCTACCCATTTTGAACGTGAAGGAAACTAATAACCATGAATCTttcaaaggaggaaatgtaCTAAAAATTGGTATTATTTTATCTGGTGGTCCTGCACCAGGTGGGCACAACGTTATATCTGGTATCTACGACTATGCCAAGAGGTACAATGAGCAGTCTCAGGTTATTGGTTTTTTAGGAGGCATAGATGGATTGTATAGCAAAAATTACGTAACCATTACGGACTCTTTGATGAACCGATTTCGTAACTTGGGAGGGTTCAACATGCTGTGGTCAGGGAGAGGAAAGGTAAGGAATAAAGACGACTTGATTGCCATAGAAAATATCGTTGCAAAGTTGAAGATGAACGGGTTGGTAATAATTGGAGGGGATGGATCCAACAGTAACGCAGCTTTGATATCTGAGTATTTCGCCGAGAGGAAGATCCCCATTTCTATTATCGGTATCCCGAAAACCATCGATGGGGATTTAAAAAGTGAAGCAATTGAAATTAGCTTTGGGTTCGATACAGCCACGAAGACGTACTCAGAAGTGATAGGAAATCTATGCACAGATGTGAAGACAGGAAATAATGTATACCACGTGGTGAGAGTAATGGGAAGGTCTGCATCTCATGTAGTGTTAGAGTGTGCTCTGCAGACTAGGCCGAATATAGTCCTCATAGGGGAAGAagtagagaaggaaaaattgtcccTAAAGGATATCGTAAGTAATATTGTTAATACTATACTGAAGAGAAGGTCACTGAATAAAAACTATGGTGTTATTTTAATTCCAGAGGGGTTGATCGAATTTGTTCCAGAAATGAAAATTCTAATCGGAGAGTTGAATGTCATTTTGAAGGAGGGCCCATTTGATGCAGACAAATTGAAGCACTCTAGAGAGGTCTGGGATTTCTTACCCAGTATTATACAGGACCAGCTTCTAATGGATAGGGAATCTACTGGATATATTCAAGTGGGAAAAATAGCAACAGAGAGGTTAATCATTGTTCTGGTCGAATCTGAGCtagcaaaaatgaaggacaaTAATTTGAATATTCAGTTTATGGCTCACTATTTAGGATATGAAGGGAGGTGTGCCATTCCTTCCAACTTTGATTGCAACTATTGCTATGCCCTTGGGTACAATGCTGCTTTGCTAATTGATCATAAGAAGACGGGATACATGTCTATTATACAAAACTTAGAAGATTCCTATTCCAATTGGATCCCTGCAGCCATTCCGTTTCTACGTATCATGCATGTGAATAGGGACAACACAGGGAAGGAGTTCCCCGCTGTGAAGAGATACCTTGTAGATTTGAACAGCCCCCTCTTCAACGTATTGAAGGAAGTGCGTAATTTGTGGTCCCTCTATGATTTGTATAGATCTCCTGGGCCGATTCAATTCAATGGGCATTTAAGCAACTCCAGATGCTACACAGTGAAGATACCCACGAAGAACGAACTCCTGTGCCAAAACTCGGAAGACTTACAGTTGATTATTAATTTGGCGAATAAGACGAACCATGTTGGGGACTATATCACGGGTGGATCTGAAGAGGAGGGGGACAACCAGATGGATCCGCACAACAAGGGAAACGAACTTGGTGCGGTTAGCGCTACTCCTAAGGGGGCTCACGAAAATTCCCTATCCACTCACAGCAAACAATTTGGACACGATTCGACATCCGCCGCAGGGAAGACGATCCACTCCGACCTGGTGAGCGAAACAAGTGGCAACGCAGATCAAGTGGAAAACAACTCCTACGAACAGCACTGCTCCAGTTACAAGTCCCTAGGGTGCATGTCCGAATTGCAGACCTCCAGGTTGTACAACAAGCTGATGCTGCTTGAACTATGCTCAGATTTGAAGGCCAAAGTGAGGGCAGGAAAGCAGTACATATCGAGTGACCCCTACACGCAAAAGCAGATCCTGTCCAACTACCCCCACATGtcatatgaaaataaatttcaaaTACAGGAAATTTTTCATGACAAATATGCCACTCCAATATCgtttgaaataaaaataggaattGTATTCTTATCTAGACAGGCACCCGGAGCGATGAATGTGTTGTGCGGTCTCTACCACCGATTGAAGCTGCTAAAGGGGGTATGCATTGCCTTTTACGGTTTGTATGGCCTATTAAACAACAAGTATATCATTATAGACGATGACAATATTGCGAAGCATATGAACCAAGGAGGGTTAGAATTAACTGGAAATTCACCGGAGCATTCTTTATTTGATAAAGAGAATCGAAATAAGGTATGTGAGACAGTTACCAATTTGCAGCTAAACGGTTTGGTGATGCCTGGATCGAATGTCACCATTACGGAAGCAGCTCTCCTGGCGGAATATTTtttggagaagaaaattccTACCTCCGTTGTGGGTATTCCACTAACAGGATCAAACAATTTGATTCACGAATTGATAGAAACATGTGTAGGGTTTGATAGTAGTACGAAGGTGTATGCCTCCCTCATTGGAAATGTCCTCACAGATGCAGTCAGTATGCCAAAGTATTGGCACTTCATTCGTCTAATGGGAAGATCCCCCTCACATGAAGTGTTGGAGTGTGCTCTGCAGACACATCCCAATATGGTAATCATCGCGGAGGAATATGGAGCAGCTGATAAAACGCTCTGGAGAGTCGTCCAAGATATTGCTGACGTCGTTTGTGCGAGAGCTGAACTGGGAAAGAACTACGGAACGGTATTAATCCCTGATGCGCTGCTCATGCATCTTCCACATATGAAAATTTTACTCACCGAAATTAGTGACATTCTGAACGAGGCAAATGAGAAGGGACAGTTGGTCGAGGCGAGGAACGACTTGGTCAATTTGTCGACAACGCAGGGTGGCACAGCGGGGGCAGCGGCAGGCACAACGGCAGGCACAACagcaggggaagaacaacctTTGTGTGCCTCCCCCTGGGTCCAAAAATTGACCCCGTGGAGTTTAGCCCTGCTGAAGACCTTCCCCCAGTTCATCATTAAAGAACTACTGCACGTGGATCTTAGATCCATGAGGTTTGAAAAGTTAGAGACAGAACAGTTGCTCCTACAAATGGTGAAGGAAGAACTACATCAGAGaaaacaagaaggaaaatattctgGAAGCTTCATGGGATTGACCCACTTCTTTGGCTACCAAGGTCGTTCATCGTTACCATCCGAATTTGACTGTAAGTTGGCCTATTCCTATGGCCACGCTGCTTCTATAGTGATTGAGAGTGGACTCACAGGGTACATCGTTTCGATAAGGGGTCTCTGTGGAAACATAAAAGATTGGAAATTGTTTGCCATCCCCTTTATAtctttaatgaacattttgcCCAGAGGACAGGACAGTAAGTATTTGAAGAGCGCCTCCAAGGGGGACCTCCCCGTCATTCCTAGTGCCCCGGTTGACCTGAACGGCAAGGCGTATAGAAGCTTAAAAATTGCTTTGCAAAAGTGGCAGATGGAGGATAGGTTCTGCAATCCGGGACCCATCCAGTTTGAAGGAAATGCATCTAACTACTACAACCGCATTTTGTTCGAAGAGCAATCCGAGTACTTTGAGATGCTGCGCTATGTGGAGTGCTACGCAAACATACTGAAGGATACTTGCCGTTTTGGAGTCTCAGCCGACTACCTAAAAAACGTCTTCGTGCAACTGTGTGGCATGCTTGTTTTAGCTTACAAGCCGAACGACATTCTCTCGAACATGCCCTACATTGGCAGCATCGAGGATTACTACGACTGGGAGAACCAGCGAAAGCGCATGGACTAG
- a CDS encoding SUMO-conjugating enzyme has translation MSIAKKRLAQERAEWRKDHPAGFSAKYSPMSDGKGLDIMKWICKIPGKKGGLWEGGEYPLTMEFTEDYPSKPPKCKFTTVLFHPNIYPSGTVCLSILNEDEDWKPSITIKQILLGIQDLLDNPNPNSPAQAEPFLLYQQDRDSYEKKVKKQAMEFRPKD, from the exons atgtcTATTGCTAAAAAGAGGTTAGCACAAGAGCGGGCTGAATGGAGGAAGGATCATCCCGCTGGATTTTCAGCCAAGTATAGCCCCATGAGTGATGGAAAGGGCCTCGACATCATGAAATGGATCTGCAAAATTCCCGGAAAAAAG gGAGGTCTATGGGAAGGAGGCGAATACCCACTCACTATGGAGTTCACGGAGGATTACCCCAGCAAACCCCCCAAGTGCAAATTCACCACGGTATTATTCCACCCGAATATCTACCCATCAG gAACCGTATGCTTGTCCATCCTAAATGAAGATGAGGATTGGAAACCTTCCATAACAATAAAGCAGATTCTGTTGGGCATCCAG GATCTGCTGGATAACCCCAACCCCAATTCGCCTGCACAAGCAGAGCCATTTCTCCTATACCAGCAGGACAGAGACTCGTACGAAAAGAAAGTCAAAAAACAGGCCATGGAGTTTAGACCGAAGGACTGA
- a CDS encoding Nadh dehydrogenase: MSIKVRRNGVHNVLKNVKYIYENNREISTSRIYKDRKEKVVILGSGWGGIHFFINIDFKKYDVTLISPRSYFTFTPLLPCVCSGTLSAKVCTENISTFLKKKGSSGKYLQLECTDIVPEERKVICRDNQNNEVKIGYDYLVISVGAKTNSFNIKGVDKHAFFVKDVDGVINIRKKFLDVLNICSTDRISDEEKKKLLHVVVVGGGPTGVEVAGEFADFINKDVKRKYKNIFPFISVSIIEGGKNLLPTFTQNISDFTKRTFHTANINVLTNYYVKEVDEDTVCVQSSIDEKKKQIPYGLLIWASGLAQTPLITNFLKKIPEQVNNRILNVNGHLAVIGIKEQNIYAIGDCKQIQPLQLHDHLNEVLDHFNSCSTNFSSDLLKSKASELSKKFPQVSQSKWDYKKNKKAQMDKHQFFEYLKQIDQNYKSPIPTAQNAKQEAYFLSNIFNTLMEKKADGNHFPSFVEKWKGSIAYIGNHQVVAHLPFLEITGGLFSFTFWKMVYIQLLLTWRSRFAFIMDFLRIKFFGRPFTK, translated from the coding sequence ATGTCGATAAAGGTCCGGCGGAATGGCGTACATAACGtgttgaaaaatgtgaagtacATATACGAGAACAACCGAGAAATTAGCACCAGCAGGATTTACAAAGACAGAAAGGAGAAGGTGGTGATCCTGGGCTCAGGGTGGGGTGgtatacacttttttataaacatagattttaaaaagtacGATGTGACACTAATCTCTCCGAGGAGTTACTTTACCTTCACCCCTTTGTTGCCCTGTGTGTGTAGTGGAACCCTCAGCGCCAAAGTGTGTacagaaaatatttccacctttttgaaaaaaaagggatctTCAGGTAAGTATCTGCAGCTCGAATGCACAGATATAGTCCCCGAAGAAAGGAAAGTCATATGTAGAGACAACCAAAAcaatgaagtaaaaattgGGTACGACTATTTAGTCATATCGGTGGGAGCTAAGACAAACTCCTTTAACATTAAAGGGGTTGATAAGCACGCCTTTTTTGTAAAGGATGTCGACGGGGTGATAAACATCCGCAAGAAATTCCTAGATGTACTAAACATATGCTCCACGGATAGAATATccgatgaagaaaaaaaaaaactcttaCACGTAGTAGTGGTTGGAGGTGGACCAACAGGAGTAGAAGTCGCAGGAGAGTTCGCTGACTTCATTAATAAGGACGTcaaaaggaaatataaaaatattttcccgtTCATATCTGTGAGTATTAtcgaaggagggaaaaaccTACTCCCAACCTTTACCCAAAATATTTCCgattttacaaaaagaaCATTCCACACGGCAAATATAAACGTACTCACAAATTACTACGTAAAAGAGGTGGATGAAGATACCGTATGCGTACAATCTAGTATagatgagaagaagaaacagatCCCTTATGGCCTTCTCATTTGGGCCAGTGGATTAGCGCAAACTCCTCTCATTaccaattttttgaaaaaaatacctgAGCAAGTTAACAACAGAATTTTAAACGTAAATGGACACCTCGCCGTTATCGGaattaaggaacaaaatatttatgcCATTGGGGATTGTAAACAGATACAACCTCTCCAACTGCATGATCATTTGAATGAGGTGTTGGATCATTTTAACTCTTGCTCCACGAACTTTTCTTCTGATTTGCTTAAATCCAAGGCAAGTGAGTTGTCCAAAAAGTTTCCACAAGTCAGCCAATCCAAGTGGGACtacaagaaaaataaaaaggcacAAATGGACAAGCATCAGTTTTTTGAGTACCTAAAACAGATAGACCAAAATTATAAGTCGCCTATTCCTACTGCTCAGAATGCTAAGCAGGAGGCATATTTTTTGtctaacatttttaacactCTAATGGAGAAGAAGGCTGATGGGAATcacttcccttcttttgtgGAGAAGTGGAAAGGATCCATCGCTTACATAGGAAACCACCAGGTGGTGGCtcatcttccctttttggaaaTTACAGGAGggcttttctccttcacctTCTGGAAAATGGTGTACATACAATTGCTCCTGACGTGGAGATCCAGATTTGCCTTCATTATGGATTTCCTGCGCATCAAGTTTTTTGGCAGGCCCTTCACCAAATGA